The genome window CGCCTAGCTGCCCCTGCGCGTGATCGGTAATGCCAACGGTTGCGACTGAATCCTCCGCCGCCACCCATTCGTGCTCCTTTGAATACTTGAGCCCCTGTGGGATCTCCATGACTCCTCCGCGAATCTCGTTCGCAATCCGCCGTAAGGTTTGCGATCGGGATCATGCTCATCAAGCGCGGAAGCCAATCGTCTTGTCAAGTTCCAAATGGTGCTGCAAAGGATACCCGGCGATGTGGAATTCTCTTGACTGACACGCGATGATAACCCTCGACGAACCGCCGTTTGATACGCTCCCCCTCCGGCGATCGTTGTAGCGCCGTACCATCCAGATAATTCGCGCCGGGTCGCATGGTCACCATCAACCTGCGGAGAAATTCGGATGCTCATCGGAGTTCCCACTGAAATCAAGGCCGACGAACGACGCGTATCGCTGACCCCGTCCGGCGCTGCCGCCTTCCGCACTCATGGCCATAGAGTGATCGTCCAAAGTCGCGCCGGGGTAGGCAGCGGATTTACCGACCGCGAGTATCGCGAGGCGGGCGCACTGATCGTGCGTGCGCCGAGCGAGGTCTGGGGACGCGCGGATATGGTGCTGAAGGTCAAGGAACCGCAGCGCACCGAGTTTCGCTACCTCCAGCCCGGGAAAATTCTCTTCACCTACCTCCACCTCGCGCCCGACAAGCGACTCGCGCATGAACTGGTGAAACGACACGTGAGCGCGCTTGGGTACGAGACCATCCAGCTCGAAGACGGCAGCCTTCCACTGCTCGCGCCCATGAGCGAAGTGGCCGGGCGGCTCGCTATCCAGGCGGGCTCATGGTGTTTGCAATCGCGCAGCGGAGGCCGCGGCGTTCTGCTGAGCGGAGCACCCGGCGTGCGTCCCGGAAAGGTCGTAGTAGTGGGAGGCGGCATCGCCGGGCTCAATGCCTGCCGGGTGGCGGCGGGCATCGGGGCCGAAGTGACTATTCTGGATGTCAATCCGTCGCGGCTACGGTATCTGAGCGACTTGCTGGGAGTACATGCGACTACGGTGATGTCGAACCGCGCGACTCTGGAGGAGGAGGTACGCCAGGCCGATCTCGTTATCGGCGCGGTGCTGGTCGCTGGGGCGCGTACGCCCCGACTGCTTTCGGCCGCGCTGGTCGCCAGAATGAAACCAGGAGCGGCGATCGTCGACCTTTCTATCGATCAGGGCGGCGTCTCCGAAACCTCGCGGCCAACCACCCACGGAAGACCGACCTTCGTGCGTAGCGGAGTAGTTCATTACTGCGTGACCAACATGCCGGCGATGGTGCCGCACACCTCTACGTCCGCTCTCACCAACGCGACCCTGTCATACGCGCTGGAGGTCGCCGATCGGGGTCTGCTTGAGGCTTGCCGGACCAATCGGGCAATCGGGTGGGGTCTGAATACGCAGGGCGGACACGTGGTGCACCCGGCCGTCGCGCAGGCGCTAAGAATGAAGGCGCACTCACCCTGGTGAGTCGCGATACGGGCCACCGGTCTAACCCTGCATCGCGAATAATCAGGTTGGTGAGAAATCCAATCTGTCGCGCGAGCAAACGACCGCTCGAATCAGTAAATCGAAAGGTGGGACCCAGCCGTCCAGGGGTCCGCGCCAAGTCGCCGGCGCAAGGCTCCTCGCCGTTCTAGTACAGTCCGGCTTTGCCCATCCCCTGGTTGTAACGCTGTTGGCCGGACTTGAGCTGTCCGTAGGTTCCGGTCTCGAAATGTTTCGAATCCGCCACGAAGGTCAAATGTCGATGCAGGTCTGCGACCGACTGCTCCACACCTACCTCCGCAATTTCCTGCGCGTGGATCCAGCGGCCTTCCTTCTGCACGAAATTTACCAGGTTTTTGAGGCTCTGCGCGAAACCCTTCTGCGTCTTTGAATATTTTGAAGTCCACACCACCTGTTTGGTCGTCATGTCCATGAACTTGAGGGAGAAGGTCACCGCTGCCGGCTTCGCATCCGAGTCGTCGATGCCGACGCGTTCCTCGTACCGTTCGACGGTACCGAAGAGAA of Candidatus Binataceae bacterium contains these proteins:
- the ald gene encoding alanine dehydrogenase; translated protein: MLIGVPTEIKADERRVSLTPSGAAAFRTHGHRVIVQSRAGVGSGFTDREYREAGALIVRAPSEVWGRADMVLKVKEPQRTEFRYLQPGKILFTYLHLAPDKRLAHELVKRHVSALGYETIQLEDGSLPLLAPMSEVAGRLAIQAGSWCLQSRSGGRGVLLSGAPGVRPGKVVVVGGGIAGLNACRVAAGIGAEVTILDVNPSRLRYLSDLLGVHATTVMSNRATLEEEVRQADLVIGAVLVAGARTPRLLSAALVARMKPGAAIVDLSIDQGGVSETSRPTTHGRPTFVRSGVVHYCVTNMPAMVPHTSTSALTNATLSYALEVADRGLLEACRTNRAIGWGLNTQGGHVVHPAVAQALRMKAHSPW